A DNA window from Stigmatella aurantiaca contains the following coding sequences:
- the proS gene encoding proline--tRNA ligase has product MAEKLLPREKGFSEWYVDLVLKAKLADYSDVKGCMVIRPNGYALWENMQRILDKMFKDLGHKNAYFPLLIPESYLKKEAEHVEGFNPQLAVVTHAGGAKLEEPLVIRPTSETIINRSFAKWIQSYRDLPLLINQWANVMRWEMRTRLFLRTTEFLWQEGHTCHETEADAEKETLQMLEVYRTFAEDYMAMPVLTGRKSETERFAGALRTYSIEAMMQDKKALQAGTSHNLGQNFAKAFDTQFQGRDGKQHHVWQTSWGVSTRLIGGLIMTHSDDAGLVVPPRLAPTHVVLIPITGKASDAEKTQVLEKTHAVAADLRRAGLSVLVDDDDTKSPGFKYNEHEVVGTCLRVELGPKDLAKDSCVMVRRDVRQKEFVPLAQAVEKAKAMLDAMQTDMFAKAKAFRDANTFEVNSYEELTKRSEDGFMLAHWCEKPACETKVKNDVAATTRCRPFDLKQEPGKCVVCGDASPGRIVFSKAY; this is encoded by the coding sequence ATGGCCGAGAAGCTCCTGCCCCGCGAGAAGGGTTTTTCCGAGTGGTACGTCGACCTCGTCCTGAAGGCGAAGCTCGCCGACTATTCGGACGTGAAGGGCTGCATGGTCATCCGGCCCAACGGCTACGCGCTGTGGGAGAACATGCAGCGGATCCTCGACAAGATGTTCAAGGACCTGGGCCACAAGAACGCCTACTTCCCGCTGCTCATCCCCGAGAGCTACCTGAAGAAGGAAGCCGAGCACGTGGAGGGCTTCAACCCCCAGCTCGCCGTGGTGACGCACGCGGGCGGGGCCAAGCTGGAGGAGCCGCTCGTCATCCGGCCCACCAGTGAGACCATCATCAACCGCAGCTTCGCCAAGTGGATCCAGAGCTACCGGGACTTGCCCCTGCTCATCAACCAGTGGGCCAACGTCATGCGCTGGGAGATGCGCACGCGGCTGTTCCTGCGCACCACCGAGTTCCTCTGGCAGGAGGGGCACACCTGCCACGAGACGGAGGCCGACGCGGAGAAGGAGACCCTCCAGATGCTGGAGGTGTACCGCACGTTCGCCGAGGACTACATGGCGATGCCGGTGCTCACCGGGCGCAAGAGCGAGACGGAGCGGTTCGCCGGCGCGCTGCGCACCTACAGCATCGAGGCGATGATGCAGGACAAGAAGGCGCTCCAGGCGGGCACCAGCCACAACCTGGGGCAGAACTTCGCCAAGGCCTTCGACACCCAGTTCCAGGGGCGCGACGGCAAGCAGCACCACGTGTGGCAGACGTCCTGGGGCGTGTCCACGCGCCTCATCGGCGGCCTCATCATGACGCACTCGGATGACGCGGGGCTCGTGGTGCCGCCCCGGCTGGCGCCCACGCACGTGGTGCTCATCCCCATCACCGGCAAGGCCTCGGACGCCGAGAAGACGCAGGTGCTGGAGAAGACGCACGCGGTGGCCGCGGACCTGCGCCGCGCGGGGCTGAGCGTGCTCGTGGATGACGACGACACGAAGAGCCCGGGCTTCAAGTACAACGAGCACGAGGTGGTGGGCACGTGCCTGCGCGTGGAGCTGGGGCCGAAGGACCTGGCCAAGGACTCGTGCGTGATGGTGCGGCGCGACGTGCGGCAGAAGGAGTTCGTCCCGCTGGCGCAGGCGGTGGAGAAGGCCAAGGCGATGCTGGACGCGATGCAGACGGACATGTTCGCCAAGGCCAAGGCCTTCCGGGATGCGAACACCTTCGAGGTGAACAGCTACGAGGAGCTGACGAAGCGCTCCGAGGACGGCTTCATGCTGGCGCACTGGTGCGAGAAGCCCGCGTGCGAGACGAAGGTGAAGAACGACGTGGCGGCCACCACGCGCTGCCGCCCCTTCGACCTCAAGCAGGAGCCGGGCAAGTGCGTGGTGTGTGGCGACGCCTCGCCGGGCCGCATCGTCTTCTCCAAGGCCTACTGA
- the thpR gene encoding RNA 2',3'-cyclic phosphodiesterase codes for MRLFTAVTLGSGIEAQATAHLERLRALAPRARWVQPHGVHLTLVFLGEVEEARLPELEAALRPVALRHPPLTLTIAGGGSFGPSRRPRVLWAGVGGETAALEALQGDMASVLEPLGFPRDTRLYTAHLTLARAKEPQGDAAFAACVQALEGTHWGEARVAHFTLFESKAGRYLPRLELPLTGAR; via the coding sequence ATGCGCCTCTTCACCGCGGTGACACTGGGCAGTGGCATCGAAGCGCAGGCCACCGCCCACCTGGAGCGGCTGCGCGCCCTGGCGCCCCGGGCGCGCTGGGTGCAGCCGCACGGCGTCCACCTCACGCTGGTGTTCCTGGGCGAGGTGGAGGAGGCCCGGCTGCCGGAGCTGGAGGCGGCGCTGCGCCCCGTGGCCCTCCGGCACCCGCCCCTCACGCTCACCATCGCGGGGGGCGGCAGCTTCGGCCCCTCTCGCAGGCCCCGGGTGCTGTGGGCGGGCGTGGGCGGGGAGACGGCGGCCCTGGAGGCGCTCCAGGGGGACATGGCGTCCGTGCTGGAGCCGCTGGGCTTTCCCCGGGACACGCGCCTCTACACCGCGCACCTGACCCTGGCGCGCGCCAAGGAGCCCCAGGGAGACGCGGCCTTCGCCGCGTGCGTCCAGGCGCTGGAGGGCACGCACTGGGGTGAGGCACGCGTGGCGCACTTCACCCTCTTCGAGAGCAAGGCGGGGCGGTACCTCCCCCGCCTGGAGCTGCCCCTGACGGGGGCCCGGTAA
- a CDS encoding MopE-related protein, with amino-acid sequence MRHLCWVLPLALMAGCQKGPSRGAVKLTVSYEGFTPGCLRIIARDAGNPQAAKPVDLTPQAGSFEGTFTVAIYRGPGWSPQLAVETRAFEGACSDTLPPVAQQEGTARVEDGQVRALHLALSARDQDRDGFVDARDNGSDCQDQDPAVHRGAPEVCDGKDNNCDGQTEAVLLARPCEKAGVCPGATWACGADQAVVCEGPAPALWYPDADRDTFGSREARAEPFCVPPGPGYASNNQDCDDGSAQRFPSATERCNGVDDNCDGVPDEGLGLGTSCTAAGACAGVQVCGLDGEVSCKATVPPTLYYPDDDLDGHGQAGVAGVPFCTPPAQGYALQNTDCDDGNPFTHPQAPELCDAVDNDCDGAPEALAVCAGNTPTWTLLPTLNSNSKDWNDISLWREGGVWIVGNDNRRVVRQAGNTQFDAVQTNNCTRSWLSVWAEPTSGVAFMGSSSRLVGKHLPEEDNCDTLETGMTQIHGLVGLPSGGGFEVHGVGEDDTGTEKTFVWTSNDVRYGATSIDGSLYDVHGLSRDVLFAVGGTANSARIYRFNPSTSQWQTTNIEETFPSLKTLRGIWAVNTRLAYAVGDQGALLRWDAGTWSQMTFPDTAENLTAVLAFGRNALYVTTQSGKVYRYGLTGWSITSLSTQPARALNDIAGTNHGDLWAAGDKGNVFHWPRAP; translated from the coding sequence ATGCGACACCTGTGCTGGGTTCTCCCTCTGGCGCTGATGGCGGGGTGCCAGAAAGGCCCCTCGCGGGGCGCGGTGAAGCTCACCGTGTCCTATGAAGGCTTCACGCCCGGCTGCCTCCGCATCATCGCCCGGGATGCCGGCAACCCACAGGCCGCGAAGCCCGTGGACCTGACGCCCCAGGCAGGGAGCTTCGAGGGCACCTTCACGGTGGCCATCTACCGGGGCCCGGGGTGGAGCCCTCAGCTCGCCGTGGAGACACGGGCCTTCGAAGGAGCCTGTTCGGACACGCTCCCTCCCGTCGCCCAGCAGGAGGGCACCGCGCGCGTGGAGGACGGCCAGGTGCGGGCGCTGCACCTGGCGCTGTCCGCCCGGGACCAGGACCGGGATGGCTTCGTCGATGCGCGGGACAACGGCTCCGACTGCCAGGACCAGGATCCGGCCGTCCACCGGGGCGCGCCCGAGGTGTGTGACGGCAAGGACAATAACTGCGATGGGCAGACGGAGGCGGTGCTCCTGGCACGGCCCTGTGAAAAGGCCGGGGTCTGCCCGGGAGCCACCTGGGCCTGCGGAGCAGACCAGGCCGTCGTGTGTGAGGGGCCCGCCCCGGCACTGTGGTACCCGGACGCGGACAGGGACACCTTCGGTTCGCGGGAGGCCCGCGCCGAGCCCTTCTGCGTGCCCCCCGGTCCTGGCTACGCCTCCAACAATCAAGACTGCGACGACGGCAGCGCGCAGCGGTTTCCCAGCGCCACGGAGCGCTGTAACGGCGTGGACGACAATTGCGACGGCGTCCCGGATGAGGGGCTGGGGCTGGGTACGTCCTGCACCGCTGCGGGCGCATGTGCCGGGGTCCAGGTCTGCGGCCTGGACGGCGAGGTCTCGTGCAAAGCCACCGTCCCGCCCACCCTCTACTATCCAGACGATGATCTCGACGGCCATGGCCAGGCCGGTGTGGCGGGCGTGCCCTTCTGCACCCCACCCGCCCAGGGCTATGCCCTACAGAACACCGACTGCGACGATGGGAACCCGTTCACCCATCCCCAGGCCCCGGAGCTGTGCGACGCGGTGGACAACGACTGCGACGGCGCGCCCGAAGCCCTGGCCGTCTGCGCCGGGAACACGCCCACGTGGACCCTGCTCCCCACCCTGAACAGCAACAGCAAGGATTGGAACGACATCTCCCTGTGGCGGGAGGGAGGGGTCTGGATCGTCGGGAATGACAACCGGCGGGTGGTGCGCCAGGCGGGCAACACCCAGTTCGATGCCGTCCAGACCAACAACTGCACCCGGAGCTGGCTCAGCGTGTGGGCAGAGCCCACGTCTGGGGTTGCCTTCATGGGCTCGAGTTCCCGGCTCGTAGGAAAGCACCTGCCGGAGGAGGACAACTGCGACACCCTGGAGACCGGCATGACCCAGATTCATGGCCTGGTGGGGCTGCCCTCCGGCGGTGGCTTCGAGGTGCATGGCGTGGGAGAGGATGACACCGGCACGGAGAAGACCTTCGTCTGGACGAGCAATGACGTGCGGTATGGCGCCACGTCCATCGACGGCTCCTTGTACGACGTCCATGGCCTGTCACGAGACGTGCTCTTCGCCGTCGGAGGGACCGCAAACTCGGCCCGCATCTACCGGTTCAATCCCTCCACGAGCCAGTGGCAGACCACGAACATCGAGGAGACGTTCCCCTCCCTTAAGACCCTGAGGGGCATCTGGGCCGTGAACACCAGGCTCGCCTACGCCGTGGGAGACCAGGGTGCCCTGCTGCGCTGGGATGCAGGCACCTGGAGCCAGATGACCTTTCCAGACACCGCCGAAAACCTCACCGCGGTGCTGGCGTTTGGCCGCAACGCCCTCTACGTCACCACCCAGAGCGGCAAGGTCTACCGCTACGGCCTGACGGGTTGGAGCATCACGTCCCTGTCCACCCAACCGGCCCGGGCCCTCAACGACATCGCGGGGACGAATCACGGCGACCTCTGGGCCGCCGGGGACAAGGGAAATGTCTTCCACTGGCCCCGGGCGCCCTGA
- a CDS encoding PQQ-binding-like beta-propeller repeat protein, which yields MWRKLLGTAFLMGALAACTEFEGKPCGADDECGLNGVCTQINGEGFCRKKPEIRDPSECSNACLAYEVCTTEGCLQRFSALTIKEPANGALLNGGTIPIVVELTEKYVTEAEWPVLAFTATRKDGSPAGSIPTPTRNGNQYTALWTVPDLDEEVTVTAAYAGASPSATVVVYVDTVAPTFTLSFPTPPRREEGKASVQAAQQDPTAGYEGAFRRDETVTVTVSSNDNTVTQAHLTVVGIGPGGILGRTEVPVTVDMQPRTSCLGGQPVCGEKAVDLAVPEMSDFRGAMVFRAKGRDRAGNEGQSAELPLRVTRWKWVFDAAGRIEGTPALGNQGLIYFGTNSGSSSGKTYGVDWAGRTKWVFDSGDVTGSTAVGALKGNEEYVYVAARGASNSWLYALNNGGTEKARCTYAGSVEHLSAIAVGTVGGLETATTVYNSSPVRIGILSPDSISDRCLEITAQSVPRAIAGAVVVKDQNVFYGTSNATLTSYDLATGANTARPGWPQSFPVASPGLAVSGESIYVAAGSGGAPAQGGLAKISVNGGSVETLFPASGGSRVFNVSIGGGDTAYFGAETGSSAEFRSLQLGTGTPSAVISSGVGTLRGAPVVGSGGNHYTVNTDGEVRAWTPGSTTPLWGTKIEPGAGEGTNISPTLDCLRDPSGLAVVNARLGVLYVTAVTKVYAFIVDSPGLDPDAPWPKYQHDARNTGNPATPITRCP from the coding sequence ATGTGGCGAAAACTCCTGGGCACCGCGTTCCTGATGGGGGCGCTGGCCGCATGCACCGAGTTCGAGGGCAAGCCGTGTGGCGCAGATGACGAATGCGGCCTCAACGGGGTGTGTACTCAAATCAACGGGGAAGGTTTCTGCCGCAAGAAGCCGGAGATCCGTGACCCCAGCGAGTGCTCGAATGCTTGCCTCGCGTATGAGGTGTGCACGACGGAGGGCTGCCTGCAGCGCTTCTCAGCTTTGACCATCAAGGAGCCCGCGAACGGTGCATTGCTGAATGGCGGGACCATTCCCATCGTCGTGGAACTGACGGAGAAGTACGTCACGGAGGCAGAGTGGCCCGTGCTCGCCTTCACTGCCACACGGAAGGATGGAAGCCCTGCGGGCTCGATTCCCACCCCCACGCGAAATGGCAATCAGTACACGGCGCTGTGGACGGTGCCGGACTTGGATGAAGAAGTCACTGTGACGGCGGCCTACGCGGGGGCGAGCCCGAGTGCCACTGTTGTCGTCTATGTGGATACTGTGGCCCCAACGTTCACCCTGAGCTTCCCTACCCCGCCCCGTCGGGAGGAAGGGAAGGCAAGTGTTCAAGCAGCGCAGCAGGACCCCACGGCAGGATATGAAGGTGCGTTCCGTAGAGATGAAACTGTCACGGTAACGGTCTCCTCCAACGATAACACGGTGACACAGGCTCATTTGACAGTGGTCGGAATTGGGCCTGGTGGAATACTTGGCCGGACCGAAGTCCCTGTCACGGTTGACATGCAACCGAGGACCTCGTGCCTAGGCGGTCAGCCTGTCTGCGGCGAGAAGGCCGTGGACCTTGCCGTTCCGGAGATGAGTGACTTTAGAGGCGCGATGGTGTTTCGGGCCAAAGGCCGGGACCGTGCTGGCAACGAAGGACAGTCGGCCGAACTGCCGCTCCGGGTCACGCGCTGGAAGTGGGTCTTCGATGCCGCCGGAAGAATTGAAGGAACCCCTGCGCTCGGCAACCAAGGACTCATCTACTTCGGGACGAATTCAGGTTCGAGTTCCGGCAAAACATATGGAGTCGATTGGGCGGGCCGTACGAAATGGGTGTTCGACTCGGGAGATGTAACAGGCAGCACAGCGGTCGGTGCTCTGAAAGGTAACGAAGAGTACGTATACGTTGCTGCGAGGGGTGCGAGCAATTCCTGGCTCTATGCGCTGAATAACGGTGGTACGGAAAAGGCGAGGTGCACCTACGCAGGAAGCGTAGAGCACCTGAGCGCGATTGCTGTGGGAACCGTAGGAGGTTTGGAAACAGCAACCACTGTCTACAACAGTTCTCCGGTGCGTATTGGGATCCTGAGCCCTGATTCCATCTCTGACAGGTGTTTGGAAATCACGGCGCAGTCGGTTCCGCGCGCAATCGCAGGTGCCGTTGTCGTGAAGGACCAAAATGTCTTCTACGGGACCTCTAACGCCACGCTCACCAGTTACGATCTCGCAACAGGAGCCAATACGGCGCGGCCTGGGTGGCCACAGAGTTTCCCGGTCGCAAGTCCTGGATTGGCAGTATCGGGTGAGAGTATTTACGTCGCAGCAGGCTCCGGTGGCGCTCCCGCTCAGGGTGGGCTCGCCAAAATCTCCGTGAACGGTGGCAGTGTGGAGACGCTCTTTCCCGCGAGTGGTGGCTCGCGCGTGTTCAATGTCTCGATTGGTGGCGGCGATACCGCATACTTTGGCGCGGAGACCGGTTCGAGCGCAGAGTTCCGCTCCCTTCAACTGGGGACTGGAACCCCGTCGGCAGTGATCAGCTCGGGAGTGGGAACCCTGAGGGGCGCCCCTGTCGTGGGCAGCGGAGGAAACCACTACACGGTGAATACCGATGGCGAAGTGAGGGCTTGGACGCCCGGTTCGACGACGCCTCTGTGGGGGACCAAGATCGAACCGGGGGCGGGGGAGGGAACCAACATCTCGCCGACCCTCGACTGCCTCCGCGACCCATCAGGCTTGGCCGTGGTGAACGCCCGCCTCGGCGTCCTGTACGTGACGGCAGTGACCAAGGTCTACGCCTTCATCGTCGACAGTCCGGGCCTGGACCCCGACGCTCCCTGGCCCAAGTACCAGCACGACGCGCGCAACACCGGCAACCCGGCCACCCCCATCACCCGCTGCCCTTGA
- a CDS encoding ABC transporter ATP-binding protein codes for MSEAVKTLGTRESRPPLLTVEGIKVHYGAIQALRGVSLTVGKGEVVALIGANGAGKTSTLRAVSGMLKPSAGRIHFVGQDTTGMKAHLLVPRGMAHAPEGRGIFPNLTVQENLDLGAYLRRDTAGIAADQEKSFGLFPVLKARRKQLAGTLSGGEQQMLAIARALLSKPQLLLLDEPSLGLAPQVTETIFRTLREVNTTGMSILLVEQNAHLALNMAHYGYVLETGEVVMAGPGKALLESPEVRKAYLGE; via the coding sequence GTGAGCGAGGCGGTGAAGACGCTGGGCACGCGCGAGAGCCGCCCGCCCCTGCTGACGGTGGAGGGAATCAAGGTCCACTACGGGGCCATTCAGGCGCTCCGGGGCGTGTCGTTGACGGTGGGCAAGGGCGAGGTGGTGGCGCTCATCGGGGCCAACGGCGCGGGCAAGACGAGCACGCTGCGCGCGGTGAGCGGGATGCTCAAGCCGAGCGCGGGGCGCATCCACTTCGTGGGCCAGGACACCACGGGGATGAAGGCGCACCTGCTGGTGCCCCGGGGCATGGCGCACGCGCCGGAAGGGCGCGGCATCTTCCCGAACCTCACGGTGCAGGAGAACCTGGACCTAGGCGCGTACCTGCGCCGGGACACGGCCGGCATCGCGGCGGACCAGGAGAAGAGCTTCGGGCTGTTCCCGGTGCTCAAGGCCCGGCGCAAGCAGCTCGCGGGAACGCTCTCGGGTGGCGAGCAGCAGATGCTGGCCATTGCCCGGGCGCTGCTGAGCAAGCCGCAGCTGCTCTTGCTGGACGAGCCGTCGCTGGGGCTGGCGCCCCAGGTGACGGAGACCATCTTCCGCACCCTGCGGGAGGTGAACACCACGGGCATGAGCATCCTGCTGGTGGAGCAGAACGCGCACCTGGCGCTGAACATGGCGCACTACGGCTACGTGCTGGAGACGGGCGAGGTGGTGATGGCGGGGCCGGGTAAGGCGCTGCTGGAGAGCCCCGAGGTCCGCAAGGCGTACCTGGGCGAGTAG
- a CDS encoding ABC transporter ATP-binding protein: protein MSAALQTAPEQAGPALLETDGVSIQFGGLRALTDFRLSIRKGDLQGLIGPNGAGKTTAFNVLTGVYRPTQGQVRVAGQTVNGWLPHQINHMGLARTFQNIRLFRSLTALDNVKVACRAQGALNPEGVGLGTKMRSALRNYRDWWRAMLLTPGFLAEEQDLTRQAEHLLEVMGLSHRRNEEARNLPYGEQRRLEIARALGTRPKVLLLDEPAAGMNTREKADLMVLIRKLRDEFSLGILVIEHDMKLVMGICEKITVLDHGETIARGAPEQVRSDRKVIEAYLGDNYLETHGGSA from the coding sequence GTGAGCGCCGCGTTGCAGACGGCACCGGAGCAGGCCGGCCCGGCGCTGCTCGAGACCGACGGGGTGAGCATCCAGTTCGGGGGCCTGCGGGCCCTGACGGACTTCCGGCTGTCCATCCGCAAGGGGGACCTGCAGGGGCTCATCGGTCCGAACGGGGCGGGGAAGACGACTGCGTTCAACGTGCTGACGGGCGTGTACCGGCCCACCCAGGGCCAGGTGCGCGTGGCGGGGCAGACGGTGAACGGGTGGCTGCCGCACCAGATCAACCACATGGGGCTGGCACGCACCTTCCAGAACATTCGCCTGTTCCGGTCGCTGACCGCGCTGGACAACGTGAAGGTGGCGTGCCGGGCGCAGGGGGCGCTGAACCCGGAGGGGGTGGGGCTGGGGACGAAGATGCGCTCGGCCCTGCGCAACTACCGCGACTGGTGGCGGGCGATGCTGCTCACCCCGGGCTTCCTGGCCGAGGAGCAGGACCTGACCCGGCAGGCCGAGCACCTGCTGGAGGTGATGGGGCTCTCGCACCGCCGGAACGAAGAGGCGCGCAACCTGCCCTACGGCGAGCAGCGGCGGCTGGAGATCGCCCGCGCGCTGGGCACGCGGCCCAAGGTGCTGCTCTTGGATGAGCCCGCCGCGGGCATGAACACCCGCGAGAAGGCGGACCTGATGGTGCTCATCCGCAAGCTCCGGGATGAGTTCTCGCTGGGCATCCTGGTCATCGAGCACGACATGAAGCTGGTGATGGGCATCTGCGAGAAGATCACCGTGCTGGACCACGGGGAGACGATCGCCCGCGGGGCGCCCGAGCAGGTGCGCAGCGACCGGAAGGTCATTGAGGCGTACCTGGGGGACAACTACCTGGAGACGCACGGAGGGTCGGCGTGA
- a CDS encoding branched-chain amino acid ABC transporter permease, whose amino-acid sequence MESSSVPGTVPGVPAALRGILPVLVAVPVLLALEWLLSGSPFAQQLTYRVGVNIVLAVSLNIVNGMTGQFSIGHAGFMAVGAYVSSVLSLNLKEVAISFLPVAVSDQLFFIAALLVGGMAAALCGFLVGLPSLRLRGDYLAIVTLGFGEIIRVFVQNTPLFGRALGLSGIPPATSVMMVGFWVFLTVLVARRIAGSSHGRSLWAIREDEVAAEAMGVNTTGYKVRAFVISSFFAGVAGGLFAHFVQVINPNSFTFVQSMEIVVMVVLGGLGSTTGAIVAAVFLTLLPEGMRSVLPMFTDEGSSLSSRVDQIRMPLYGLLLVALMLLRPQGLFGTKELWEVLPRWLPRRRKGLA is encoded by the coding sequence ATGGAAAGCTCGTCTGTCCCGGGGACGGTTCCGGGCGTGCCCGCGGCGCTCCGGGGAATCCTCCCGGTGCTGGTGGCGGTGCCGGTATTGCTGGCGCTGGAGTGGCTGCTGAGCGGCTCGCCGTTCGCGCAGCAGCTCACCTACCGCGTGGGCGTCAACATCGTGCTGGCGGTGAGCCTCAACATCGTCAACGGCATGACGGGGCAGTTCTCCATCGGCCACGCGGGCTTCATGGCGGTGGGGGCGTACGTCTCCTCGGTGCTGTCGCTGAACCTGAAGGAAGTGGCGATCTCGTTCCTGCCCGTGGCGGTGAGCGACCAGCTCTTCTTCATCGCCGCGCTCCTGGTGGGCGGCATGGCGGCGGCGCTGTGTGGCTTCCTGGTGGGGCTGCCCTCGCTGCGCCTGCGCGGGGACTACCTGGCCATCGTCACGCTGGGCTTCGGGGAAATCATCCGCGTCTTCGTGCAGAACACCCCGCTGTTCGGCCGGGCGCTGGGCCTGTCGGGCATTCCGCCCGCCACCAGCGTGATGATGGTGGGCTTCTGGGTATTCCTCACGGTGCTGGTGGCGCGGCGCATCGCCGGCTCCAGCCATGGCCGCAGCCTGTGGGCCATCCGCGAGGACGAGGTGGCCGCCGAGGCCATGGGCGTGAACACCACGGGCTACAAGGTCCGCGCCTTCGTCATCTCCTCGTTCTTCGCGGGGGTGGCCGGCGGGCTGTTCGCCCACTTCGTGCAGGTCATCAACCCGAACTCCTTCACCTTCGTGCAGTCGATGGAAATCGTCGTCATGGTGGTGCTGGGCGGGCTGGGCTCCACCACGGGCGCCATCGTGGCGGCGGTGTTCCTCACGCTGCTGCCCGAGGGGATGCGCTCCGTGCTGCCGATGTTCACGGACGAGGGCAGCTCGCTGTCCTCGCGCGTGGATCAGATCCGCATGCCGCTGTACGGCCTGCTGCTGGTGGCGCTGATGCTGCTGCGCCCGCAGGGGCTGTTCGGGACGAAGGAGCTGTGGGAGGTGCTGCCGCGGTGGCTGCCCCGGCGGAGAAAGGGGCTCGCGTGA
- a CDS encoding branched-chain amino acid ABC transporter permease, producing MAQLLQHLINGLAAGTIYALVALGYTMVYGVLKLINFAHGDVMMVGVYMGYGTAFALGRQAQKSFLGVVLIFLVAMAGCALMGFLIERFAYRPLREKPRLTSLITAIGISFALSYGFQLDIGFLPGAAPRAFPEIIQPNEWLIIGDRDVVVWNWQVMSLLIAVGLMVGLQFLVFKTRFGRAMRAVSYDHRVAALMGIPTDRVIAVTFMIGSGLAAGAGLLYAIKDTSVNPLMGLFVGLKAFVAAVIGGIGHVPGAVVGALMLGLVEEFVVGYVASTWRDAVAFGILILVLLVRPGGLFGRVAAEKV from the coding sequence ATGGCGCAGCTCCTTCAGCACCTCATCAACGGACTGGCCGCCGGCACCATCTACGCGCTCGTCGCGCTCGGCTACACGATGGTGTACGGCGTCCTGAAGCTCATCAACTTCGCCCATGGCGACGTGATGATGGTGGGCGTCTACATGGGCTACGGCACGGCGTTCGCGCTGGGCCGTCAGGCGCAGAAGTCGTTCCTGGGCGTGGTGCTCATCTTCCTGGTGGCCATGGCGGGCTGTGCGCTGATGGGCTTCCTCATCGAGCGCTTCGCCTACCGGCCGCTGCGCGAGAAGCCCCGGCTCACGTCGCTCATCACCGCCATCGGCATCTCGTTTGCGCTCTCGTACGGCTTCCAGCTGGACATCGGCTTCCTGCCGGGCGCGGCGCCCCGGGCGTTTCCGGAAATCATCCAGCCCAACGAGTGGCTCATCATTGGTGACCGGGACGTGGTGGTGTGGAACTGGCAGGTCATGTCCCTGCTCATCGCGGTGGGGCTAATGGTGGGCCTGCAGTTCCTGGTCTTCAAGACGCGCTTCGGGCGGGCCATGCGCGCGGTGTCGTATGACCACCGCGTGGCGGCGCTGATGGGCATCCCTACCGACCGCGTCATCGCGGTGACGTTCATGATTGGCAGCGGGCTGGCCGCGGGCGCGGGCCTGCTCTACGCCATCAAGGACACCTCGGTGAACCCGCTGATGGGGCTGTTCGTGGGGCTCAAGGCCTTCGTGGCGGCGGTGATTGGCGGCATTGGCCACGTGCCGGGCGCGGTGGTGGGTGCGCTGATGCTGGGCCTGGTGGAGGAGTTCGTGGTGGGCTACGTGGCCAGCACGTGGCGCGACGCGGTGGCCTTCGGCATCCTCATCCTCGTGTTGCTCGTGCGTCCCGGGGGCCTCTTCGGCCGGGTCGCGGCGGAGAAGGTGTAG